Genomic window (Victivallis lenta):
TGCCGCCGACGCAGGCCGCGAGGGCGTCCGACACATAGTCGCCGTTCAGATTCATCGTCGCGATGACGTCGTATTCGTCGGGACGGGTCAGGATCTGCTGCAGGAATGCGTCGCAGATGCAGTCCTTGACGAGGATCTGCCCTTCCGGCGCCTTCCAGTCGCAGTCGGCGGCGACGGCCGCCCTGCCGGCGTATTCGCGCCGGACGAGGTCGTATCCCCAGTTCTTGAAGCCTCCCTCGGTGAACTTCATGATGTTGCCCTTGTGGACGAGGGTCACGCTGCGGCGGTTGTTCGCGATCGCGTAATCCAGCGCGGCGCGGATCAGCCGCTCGCTGCCTTCGACCGACACCGGCTTGATGCCGATGCTCGAGCTTTCGGGGAAGCGGATTTTTTTGACGCCCATCTCGTTCTGAAGGAATTCGATGACTTTCTTCACCTCGGGCGTTCCGGCGTTCCACTCGATGCCGGCGTAGATGTCTTCGGTATTTTCGCGAAAGACGACCATGTCGGTCTTCTCCGGATGCTTCACGGGGGATGGGACGCCGTTGAAGTAGCGGACCGGGCGGAGGCAGACGTAGAGGTCGAGCTCCTGCCGCAGAGCGACGTTCAGCGAACGGATTCCGCCGCCGACCGGCGTGGTCAGCGGTCCCTTGATGGCGATCAGGTATTCGCGGATCGCATCGACGGTTTCGCCGGGAAGCCAGAGCTCTTCACCGTAAACCCGGTTGGCTTTTTCACCGGCGAACAGCTCCATCCAGGCGATCTGCCGCCTGCCGCCGTAGGCCTTTTCGACCGCGCGGTTCCAGATCCGCATCGAGGCGGCGGTGATGTCGGGACCGATGCCGTCGCCCTCGATGAAGCCGATGATCGGACGATCCGGAACCTGAAGCTTTCCCGACGCATCGGCGGTCACGCGCTCGCCTGCCGGAACCTTGATCATTTTATATGCCATGTATGTCTCCTGGTTGACTGTTTTTTTGCAGATAACGACACTGCATACTATACAGCCGGAGCCGTCCGTCTGCAAGCAGGGGGCGTTACGAATCTCCGAACTTTTAACCGGATTCGAAATCCGCGCTTGCAATTTATCCTCCGTTGCGGTATGATATGAGAAATGAACCAGAAACACCTGTTCCGGAGGAGTGACGCTTATGAAATTTCGCAATTGGTTCCTGTCGTTCGCCGTACTGGCCGGGCTGGCCGCAACTGCGGCGGAAGCCGTCCCGGAGCCGGAAAAGACGCCGGCAGCCGAAGCGGGGGCAAGCGCGCCGGCGCTCGAGCTGCCGCCGCGGATCGGGCTCTTCATGAAGAGCAGCGACCCGGACGACGGTACGCACGGGACGGTCGGCGTCAGCCTGACCGGGGTTCCGGCGGGACAATATTTCGGCGGCCTCCAGCTCGGCTTTTTCGGTGAAAATTTTGAATTCCACAACTCTTACGGCATCTGGGCCGGGTGGTACGGGGAGATGCAGCGGCAGAAGGGGCTGCAGTTCGCCTTCACAAACGTCGCATGGAAATATGCGACTGGCCAGTTCGCGCTGGGCGGGAACTTCGCGGAGCTCTGCGAGGGCGTGCAGGCGGCGGGGTTGGTCAACAGCGCGCCGGAGCTGGCCGGAACGCAACTGGCCGGTTTCGGAAACATGGCCGGAACGGCGAACGGGTTTCAGTTGGCCGCGCTGTTGAATCAGGCCGAATACGGCAGCGGCGTGCAGCTGGCATTGTTCAACGTGACGGGCGCTGCGCCGGAGGACCCGATGCGGGAGCCGGCGGGGCAGCGTCCCGGCTTCGTCGTTCAGGTCGGGCTGGAGAATTACAGCGTCGACCGGAAGGTGTTCCAGCTCGGATTGTACAACATCAAAACCGAGCCGGGGTTCCAGATCGGGCTGCTGAACCGTTCCACGACGGGCTGGATCAGCTGGCTTCCGTTCATCAACTGGTAGGATGAAGCGGCAGTCCGCCGCCCTGTTCCGGCGGGATAGCTCTCCCTGCTCCCGGGCTGCGGGCTGGGGCGTTCTGCTCAGGAGAGGAGTAAAAACTCCCGGGGCATACTGCGAGCCTTGCAGCGTTCCGCTGCGGAGGGGGGGGGGAGCAGCCGAAACGCGGAGTCCCGCGCCCTTGAAAATTCCGCCGGAGCCGGGTCGCTCGGAACTCCGGGCCGCTGCGGTTTTCCGGGCCGGGAGGCTTATTCCGTCCGGGCCGGATGTTTGTTCAGGCTTCGTGCGCCGAGCCCGGCGAATACGGCGGCGAGCCCCCAGAGCAGGACCGCCGCCCACAGCGCCTTCTCGTATGCCAGCACGCCGCAAAGCGCCCAGACCGCGCCGCGCGCAAAGAATTTGACCGGCGGCCTGCCGCGGCCGACGGTGTTGGAGAGGATCAGGCCCGCTGCGATCAGCACGACGAGCAGAATGTCGAATTGTTCCCGGTTCAAAGCTGGACTCCTTTTCGCAATTCACCGTCAGGCGTTCAACTGAGCGGCGATTTCCGCTTCGTCGCCGGTCGGGGTGAAGCCGGTGATGGTCCAGCTTTCATCCTGGCAGGCGCAGGCGCCGGGCTCGACGGGGGCGAGCGGCCCGAGCGATTCGATTTCGAGAAAACCGGGCATCGTGAAGAATTCGGCGTTGCAGCCGCCGTCCGGATAGACGGCGCCGGGTTCGTACCCGAAGCGTTTCCGGAAAAGTTCGCCGCCGAGCGCGTAGGCGGCCCAGCCCGCTTTGACCAGCGCGCCGAATTTCTGCTTCGAACCGTAACGGTCATCCTGCCGCATCCGGATGAAACGGTCGCCCCAGGTGAAGCGCGGGTCGGCCATTTTCGTGAACTGCCACAGCACGAGCGGGCGCGCATAGTCGAACGACTCCCCGGCCTCTTTGCCGTGCGGAACATACGGTTCCTGCGGCACGATCAGTTCTCCGCCCGGCGCCATGACCGTAAGACACCAGGGAGAAAATGCGGCCGCCCACGGATTCCCGTTGTAAATCCGGTGATGCAGCCGGACCTCCGTGCCGGTCGCGGCCAGCTCGATATCGATCTCCTTGCGGAGTCCGGTCGTCGCTTCTTCGGCACAGGAGAGGCGCAGGATTTTCCCGTCCCACGCATATTCGACCGGTTCAGTATCCGGATAGTAGGTGCGCGGCCAGACTTCGGGCGCGTGCCAGAGGCGGTGGCCTCCATAACTCCGCCATTCGTCCTGCCGGACATCGGCCATTTCGTCATCGAAATTCTTCATGAAGTTCGCGCCGCCGCTGCGGCGGTAGGCGAGAATGCGCGGCCCGAGCCCCGTCGATATGACAAGCTCGGCGTCGCCGTTGGCGAGCCGCAGACAGTGATCCCACCCCCGGTAGCTGATTGTTTCGAGTTCCATCCTGATTTCCTCCCGATATTTTCTATTGTACACGCTGCGAACCGAAAAAGCAACCCGCAAAGTCAGCGGAAATCAAAGAACTTTGCAGGTTGCCGGGGAAAGTGACGGCTTTCACATTTTCCGTGTCAAAACTGCCGTCCCGGCGGGTTGAAACCGCACGGCCGCACCGTATGTTAAAAGCGGAACGGAAAAACAGGCAAACGGAAAGGAACGGATCATGGCGGATTTCAGCGGCTTCTCCCACGGAATGGGCATCGGCGGATGGCTCACGAACTACAAACGGTTCAACGTCCTGCCGGACGAGTGGAAGACCCGGTTGTCGCCGGGTGACTTCGAGCATTTCGCGACTTACATCACGCGGCGCGACATCGATTACATCGCGTCTCTCGGCATGGATCATATCCGCCTCGGCTTCGACCAGGTCGTCCTCGAAGCCGGGCCCGGCGAGTATCGCGGGGAGATCTGGGAGCACATCGACCGGTTCTGCGACTGGTGCCGGGCGGCCGGCGTCAATATCGTCCTGAATCTGCATAAGGCGGTCGGGAACTACTGCGATATCCCGTCCGCAGTCACGCTGATGGAGAGCCCGGAGCTGCAGGAGCGCTTCATCGCCGTCTGGGTCGCGTTCGAAAAACGTTACTCCGGGCGCCCGGAGATCGTGTTCGAACTGCTGAACGAGGTGAACGAGACGCGGGAGTCGGATATCGAAAACTGGAACCGTCTCGCCGCCCGGACGATCCGGGCGATCCGGGAGCTGAATCCGTCGCGCCGCATCGTGATCGGCGGAACCTGCGCCAACAGCTGCGACCGGCTGCGGTTCCTGCCGGAATTCGATGACAACGTCATCTACACCTGGCATTTCTATTTCCCGTACGAATTCACGCATCAGCAGGGCGTCCTGCAGTCGGCCCCGCTCTGTTACAACCGGAGGATGCCGTATCCGGGCGACATTGAAATCTACCGCGACTTCAGGCGTTTCGTGTACCGGGATGAGAATCCGTATCCGGACGACGGCCGCATGGATTCAAATGTCCTGCGGCGTGCGATGGCCCCCGCCTTCGAATACCAGGCAGCCCATCCCGGCCGGACGGTCTGGTGCGGGGAGTTCGGCACCATTCGCCACTGTCCGCTGGAATGGCGGGAAAATTATATGCGGGATGTGATCTCGCTGCTGCTTGAGCACCGCACTCCCTACTGCGTCTGGAACTACCTCTCGACACCGAACGACGGCAACCGGTTCAGCCTGGTCGACGACGACCGCCGGGAAATTCTGAGCCCCCGCCTCGCCGCCGTCATCCGGGGAGAGATTACCGCCTGACCGGGAATCGCCCCCGTCAGCGGACGGACCGGCTGCGGGCCGGGCGTCCGAGAAAGACGGAAACAAGGAGAAAGACGCCGAGCAGATACGGGTAACCGAGGTATCGGATGACTTCGAGCGGAGAGACGGCCAGCCCCGTCGCGCCCGCCGCGCCGATGGCGGTCAGGATCTGGGCGCCGTACGGCAGCATGCCCTGTACGATGCAGCTGGCGCTGTCGAGGATGCTGGCGCTGCGTGCGGCCGGGATGCCGTACCGTTTCGAAATATCGCGGGCGATGGGGCCGGTGATGACGATCGCAACCGTATTGTTGGCGGTGAAACAGTTTACGACGCCGACCAGGAGGAAGATGCCGAATTCGCCTCCGCGCCGCCCCCGGATGTGCGTCTCGATGGTTTTGAGCAGATAGGCGATGCCGCCGTTGTAGCGGATGACCTTCAGGAGTCCGCCGGCCAGCAGCGCGACGATCAGCGTTTCGGACATCGAAAGGGTGCCGGAACCGAGTGCGCCGAGGAATCCCCACAGGTCGAAACTCCCGTTGGCCATGCCGATGACCCCGGCGAAGGCGGTTCCGAGAATCAGGACGGCCATGACGTTGAGTCCGCAGAGCGCGAGGACCAGTACGCTGATATACGGCAGCATGGCGAAAAACGCTCCCCAGCCGGCGCTGCCGACCGCACGGTCCGGGTGGACCGCCGGACTCAGGAGCAGGTAGAGCAGCACGGTAGCGGC
Coding sequences:
- a CDS encoding Na+/H+ antiporter NhaC family protein; translation: MDITDFSHTRAPHARALIPFGVFLIFYLGLSIWSNDFYKVPMPVAFLVASATALLLNRRASLKSKIELFAHGMGDADIMTMCLIFILAGAFASTARAMGAVDSSVQLALAVIPPNLLLAGLFVVACFISLAVGTSVGTIAALGSIGAGLSETLAVPPGFCLGAIVGGAMFGDNLSMISDTTIAATRTQGVEMHRKFQANLKIAIPAAAATVLLYLLLSPAVHPDRAVGSAGWGAFFAMLPYISVLVLALCGLNVMAVLILGTAFAGVIGMANGSFDLWGFLGALGSGTLSMSETLIVALLAGGLLKVIRYNGGIAYLLKTIETHIRGRRGGEFGIFLLVGVVNCFTANNTVAIVITGPIARDISKRYGIPAARSASILDSASCIVQGMLPYGAQILTAIGAAGATGLAVSPLEVIRYLGYPYLLGVFLLVSVFLGRPARSRSVR
- a CDS encoding glycoside hydrolase family 5 protein, translating into MADFSGFSHGMGIGGWLTNYKRFNVLPDEWKTRLSPGDFEHFATYITRRDIDYIASLGMDHIRLGFDQVVLEAGPGEYRGEIWEHIDRFCDWCRAAGVNIVLNLHKAVGNYCDIPSAVTLMESPELQERFIAVWVAFEKRYSGRPEIVFELLNEVNETRESDIENWNRLAARTIRAIRELNPSRRIVIGGTCANSCDRLRFLPEFDDNVIYTWHFYFPYEFTHQQGVLQSAPLCYNRRMPYPGDIEIYRDFRRFVYRDENPYPDDGRMDSNVLRRAMAPAFEYQAAHPGRTVWCGEFGTIRHCPLEWRENYMRDVISLLLEHRTPYCVWNYLSTPNDGNRFSLVDDDRREILSPRLAAVIRGEITA
- the icd gene encoding NADP-dependent isocitrate dehydrogenase, with the translated sequence MAYKMIKVPAGERVTADASGKLQVPDRPIIGFIEGDGIGPDITAASMRIWNRAVEKAYGGRRQIAWMELFAGEKANRVYGEELWLPGETVDAIREYLIAIKGPLTTPVGGGIRSLNVALRQELDLYVCLRPVRYFNGVPSPVKHPEKTDMVVFRENTEDIYAGIEWNAGTPEVKKVIEFLQNEMGVKKIRFPESSSIGIKPVSVEGSERLIRAALDYAIANNRRSVTLVHKGNIMKFTEGGFKNWGYDLVRREYAGRAAVAADCDWKAPEGQILVKDCICDAFLQQILTRPDEYDVIATMNLNGDYVSDALAACVGGIGIAPGANINYTTGHALFEATHGTAPKYAGLDKVNPSSLALSGEMLLRHLGWTEAADLVSRGIERAITDRVVTYDFARLMDGATEVGCSGFAEAVVERM